A single Mobula hypostoma chromosome 26, sMobHyp1.1, whole genome shotgun sequence DNA region contains:
- the LOC134338200 gene encoding platelet-activating factor receptor-like has product MEEAMNATLSLRWNVTDEPLNMIETAMNYSDNRSLIERAVHEACITWHPVQNFILPLVYVVVLFVGLFGNFIALLIFLQNAWKIKKAIRVYLINLTLADITFNATLPFWVVYYFKGGDWIFSEAMCRMAGVFYYVATYSAMTFMILISINRYCTVRMTKLPIPLNEPTGSLYTCGFVWMFWLACGIPALMQRQTNRWGLNATRCFEEYSDRRSYVYASFVFFLISFLFVLLSYISIMKALSSQGNALKGMHRRLARSMVLGMLIVFLVCVLPYHLSLIPWELSRANSKEAAGCSPLKGIDIVHKLNLALLSMNSCVDPIIYCFSVKRFRRELNKIFRKLVRRLPFQPHTIEPSETHIRSNSLTTS; this is encoded by the exons ATGGAAGAAGCTATGAATGCAACATTGTCGCTGCGGTGGAACGTGACTGACGAGCCCTTAAATATGAT AGAGACAGCAATGAACTACAGTGACAACCGCAGTTTGATTGAGAGAGCTGTCCATGAGGCATGTATCACCTGGCACCCAGTTCAGAACTTCATTCTCCCACTCGTCTACGTGGTGGTTCTGTTTGTAGGACTCTTCGGCAACTTCATTGCACTTCTCATTTTCCTTCAGAATGCCTGGAAGATCAAAAAAGCGATCCGAGTGTACCTGATTAATCTTACGCTGGCAGACATCACATTCAATGCCACTCTGCCTTTCTGGGTGGTTTACTACTTTAAAGGTGGAGACTGGATCTTCTCAGAAGCCATGTGCCGGATGGCAGGAGTGTTCTACTATGTGGCGACATACAGTGCCATGACCTTTATGATCCTCATTAGCATTAACAGGTACTGCACGGTACGAATGACAAAGCTCCCAATTCCTCTGAATGAACCAACGGGATCTCTGTACACCTGCGGCTTCGTCTGGATGTTTTGGTTAGCTTGCGGCATTCCCGCTTTGATGCAGCGACAAACGAACAGGTGGGGACTTAACGCCACAAGGTGTTTCGAAGAATACTCTGACAGAAGAAGTTACGTGTATGCATCTTTCGTATTCTTCCTCATATCCTTCTTGTTCGTCCTACTGAGCTACATTTCAATTATGAAAGCTCTTTCCTCCCAGGGGAACGCTCTGAAGGGCATGCATCGAAGGTTGGCAAGGTCAATGGTGCTAGGAATGCTTATTGTATTTTTGGTCTGTGTTTTACCTTACCACCTTTCCCTAATCCCCTGGGAGCTAAGCAGGGCTAACTCCAAAGAGGCAGCTGGCTGCTCCCCTCTCAAAGGCATAGACATAGTGCACAAACTGAATTTGGCTCTGCTGAGCATGAACAGTTGTGTTGACCCCATCATCTACTGCTTCTCTGTGAAGAGATTTCGCCGAGAGTTGAACAAGATATTCAGAAAACTGGTCCGCCGTTTGCCATTTCAGCCACATACGATCGAGCCTTCAGAGACTCACATCAGGTCAAATTCACTCACTACCTCATAA